The genomic stretch AATAAAAAAATTACAACAAAAAAATTAGTACAAAATGAGTTCAACGTATTACATTTTCATAATCTTAATCCTTATCGTAGCATTTTTATTAATGTTAGTAATAATGGTACAAAATCCAAAAGGTGGCGGATTATCCTCTTCTTTTGGTGGTGGCGGAACCCAACAAATTGGTGGTGTTCAAAAAACAACTGACTTTTTAGATAAAAGTACGTGGGCTTTAGCTACTATTTTAATTGGTTTAATCTTAGTTACGAATTTTACAAACTTAAGTAACTCTAGTAGCCAATCTAAAGTTTCAGGTGACGCTATTGAGCAAACAACGCCTCCAGTAGATACGAATACAAATACAACAGATGAAAAAACTACTAACGGACAGTAAAAATTTCATCGTAAACATATAAAAAATGCCAGCTTATGACAAGCTGGCATTTTTTATTTCAATTTGTCAGCATTACTACAATGGCACAATTTCTGACTACATGTTAGTCGTAAATAATAACATAATTAATCAAATTAAATATTCAACAAAATGAGCAAAGTTAACATCAGACCACTCGCGGATAGAGTCTTGATTGCGCCATTACCAGCAGCTACAAAAACTGCTTCAGGGCTTTACATTCCAGATTCAGCGCAAGAAAAGCAACAACGAGGAACAGTAGTTGCGGTTGGATCAGGTAAAAAAGACGAACCTTTAACAGTAAAAGTTGGTGACACGGTTCTTTATGGAAAGTTTTCTGGATCTGAAATCAAGTATGAAGGAGTTGATTATATCATCATGAGAGAAGAAGACATTTTAGCAATTGTTTAATTACTCATTATAGTAAATTAAATAGTAAAATAATTCTAGTCAAAGGCAAATAGCTGAAGGCTAACAACTAAAAAAATATGGCAAAAAATATAAAATTTAATATTGAAGCTCGCGAAGGATTAAAACGCGGAGTGGACGCATTAGCAAACGCAGTAAAAGTAACTTTAGGACCAAAAGGAAGAAACGTAATTATTAGCAAATCATTTGGTGCGCCTTCTGTAACAAAAGATGGTGTAACTGTTGCAAAAGAAATTGAGTTAGCAGATCCTTTAGAGAATATGGGAGCGCAAATGGTAAAAGAAGTTGCTTCTAGAACCAATGATTTAGCAGGAGACGGAACCACAACTGCAACCGTATTAGCACAAGCAATTGTAAAAGAAGGCTTGAAAAATGTTGCTGCTGGTGCAAACCCGATGGACTTAAAAAGAGGAATTGACAAAGCAGTTGCTGCCATTGTTGAAGACTTAAATAAACAAGCAAAAAAAGTTGGCGATTCTTCAGAAAAAATAAAGCAAATTGCAGCTATCTCAGCAAACAATGATGAAGAAATTGGAGACTTGATTGCTAGAGCTTTTAAAGAAGTTGGAAAAGAAGGCGTCATTACTGTGGAAGAAGCAAAAGGAACTAAAACTGACATGAAAACAGTAGAAGGAATGCAGTTTGACAGAGGATTTTTATCTCCATATTTTGTGACGAATTCTGAAAAGATGGAAGTTGAATTGGAAAGTCCTTATATCTTATTATTTGATAAGAAAATTTCTTCAATGAAAGATTTAATGGCAGTATTGGAGCCTGTGGCGCAAACTGGAAAACCATTATTAATTATTGCTGAAGATGTTGACGGAGAAGCATTGGCTACGTTAGTTGTAAACAAACTTAGAGGTGCATTAAAAATTGCAGCGGTAAAAGCACCAGGTTTTGGTGACCGTAGAAAAGCAATGTTAGAAGATATTGCCATCTTAACTGGCGGAACTGTAATCTCTGAGGAAAGAGGTTTTACCTTAGAGAATGCTACTATTGACATGCTAGGAACTGCTGAGAAAATTACCATTAATAAAGACAACACTACAGTTGTAAATGGTTTTGGAGATGCTGATATGATTAAAACACGTGTTGGACAGATTAAAGCACAAATAGAATCTACAACATCTGATTACGATAAAGAAAAACTGCAAGAACGTTTGGCTAAATTAGCTGGTGGTGTTGCTGTTTTATATGTTGGAGCTGCTTCTGAAGTAGAAATGAAAGAGAAAAAAGACAGGGTTGATGATGCATTGCATGCAACACGCGCTGCTGTAGAAGAAGGAATCGTTGCCGGTGGTGGCGTTGCCTTGGTTCGTGCAAAAGGTGTGTTGGATAAAATTACAACGGACAACTTAGACGAAGTAACAGGAATCAAAATTATTGCCCGTGCTATTGAAGAACCGTTACGTACTATTGTTTCTAACGCTGGTGGCGAAGGAAGCGTTGTGGTTTCTAAAGTAATGGAAGGAAAAAAAGATTTCGGATACAATGCAAAAACGGAAGAATACGTTGATATGTTGAAAGCTGGAATTATTGATCCTAAAAAAGTAACACGTATTGCATTAGAAAATGCAGCTTCTGTGGCAGGAATGATCTTGACAACAGAATGTGCATTGGTAGATATTAAAGAAGATGCGCCTGCTGGCGGAATGCCACCAATGGGCGGCGGAATGCCAGGAATGATGTAGTATTGAAGTTGAAGTTGAGGTTGAGGTTGAGGTTGAAAATGAAGTTGAAAAGCTGAAGTTTGAAACTGAGCCTGAGACTGAATATATATTAAAAAAGGCTGTCTAAAAAGTGTTAGAAAGCGTCATTCTGAACTTGATTCGGTTTGACGAAAATTCGACTTTTTAGACAGTCTTTTTTTATCTGATAAATTAAGTGTATTTCACATTCTAAAACTGCCTTAGAAAACTAGAAACGGTTTCACCTGTGTTTTTCTGAAATGCTTTTGAAAAGGATTCTGTAGTACCAAAACCCGATTCTTTCGCCATCGCTTTTACGGTATATTTTCTGTAATTCGTATTGTTTTCTAATTCTTGAAGACTATGTTGAATTCGCAAATCATTGATGTAATTTCGAAACGATTTTAACTTATACGTATTAATCACTTTTGATAAATATTTCGTGTTCGTTTTTAGTTGCTTCGCAAATTGGTGCAATGTAATTTTTGTGATTAAAAAACCTCTTTCTTTTTCAAATGCTTGAAGATTTTGCAGAATGGAAGCCACAATAGTTTCATCAATTTCTATGTATGTTTCGTTACTTTTTTTATCATCATTACTTTTATCTTGGTTATTTTTTTCAAGCAATTCAATAATTTTTTTAAGATGATTGTATCCTTTCGTTTTTCGAGCGCATAACAACCCGAAAATGAGTACTAATAACAATACAATTCCTATTGATAAATAATATCTAGTTTCAAGTGCTTGTTGTGTTTGCAAAAGCTGTTCTAGTTGTTTGTCTTGTGTTTGGTAAGCGAAACTATCAACGGTTTGTTCAAAATTTTGCTCTTTCTGTTCATTAGCATGTACAGTTGTATTACACATAAAACATGCAAATAGTATGAATGTACAATATTGAATACGTATATTTTTTAATGATTTCATATCATGTTTTTTTATCATTCCCGCGTACTTCGTTATACTCAGTAACCAATGGGAATCTTTACTCCCAACAAAAGAATATCGAATATCGATTAGCGAATGTTGATGTAAGAAGTTTTTGAATTCTGCTTCACGACTAACTCCCAATAAGATTAACGATTAACGAATGTTGATTTTTGATTTGAGAAGTTTTTTGAATTCTGCTTCATGACTAACACCCAAAATCCAATATCGAATATCGATTAACGAATGTTGATTTAAGAAGTTTTAAATTCTGCTTCACGACTAACTCCCAATAAGATTAACGATTAACGAATGTTGATTTTTGATTTGAGAAGTTTACCGACAACCAATAACTCACAACTCACAACCAAAAACACTAAGTGTTTTCCTCCAATTCCTTCTCAATTTCATCATCAACTTCATTTTCTTTTTCACTTTTTGAATTCCTCTTCATTGAAGTAAAAGCATATAGATATATTATCACAGCGATTATAATCACAATAAAGATGAATACTGATAATAGCAATATGTTGTTTGATATAATTTCAATACGCATAATTCATATATTTTAATACTAAACTCAGTTAAAAAAAGCCATGCGTATAGCTGACTATGCTAATCAAAGCATGGCTTTTTAAGGTAATTATGAAAAAAAAGTGAAACTGTTTAGTGTTTCTTTTTATGGGAAAAAATGCTTTTCCATGTTACGTCATACATGTTCCAATGGTACTTTTTGTCTAAGAAATTCATTAGTTTTCTAAAAAGATACATTAGTGTAAATATGCCAATCCATTTTAGAATATTTTGTCCTGTGGTTAGATGTAGGAATGTCATTGTTTTGAATTAGTTTTTAAATGTTGTTGACAAGCTTGAACCAACCTACATAATATAAAAGGTCAAGAGTTATAAAAAAGAAATAAAAATCTATAAATGCTAATACTGTTGAAACTCCAATAATTAAAACATCTTTAAATTTTAACTTCGGTAGAATATATTTTATCAACATAAAAACCGAAATTAAAAAAATAGACCATAAAAATACTAGATATACCAATTCCATGTTTTTTTCGTCTTCACAATACTTTGAAGTTCCCATGAAAACGGATAAGAATAAATATATATTCACAAGCGTAATACTAAGCCTTAGAATAAATTTAGGAATAGTATCAAATTTAATAACTAACCATAAACTCATTAAAAAACTTAGTATTACTGGCAATAGATAAAATAGTGGGCTCAAAATTTTAATCTCAAGAAAACTACTATTAAATACAATATATTCTTGAGTAAGCCAATAAGTAATAGTAACAATAATCGTTACAATTAATATCTGAAATAGTATAAGAGTATGTTTTTTCAAGACTTATTATTGGTTTAGTAGGTTCTTATAATATCTTTTCAACCCTAGTGATAAGCACAACAATTATCAAAAAGGTAGCTATTAAGTAAAAACTATTCCATCCTTCTGCTTTTCTTTTTTCTTTACTAGTTGTTTTCGAGTAATTTATCCAACCATAAGAGTTGAAAACCAACGCTAACGCGCATATTATAATTGTTATTGTATTCCACATAATTTATAGTTTTAATTTTTTACCACCAATCCATACAGTCGCCAAATTCATATACAAAAATTGCTACTCCAACCCAGCCAAGAGTTCTACTAGCGACTTTTCTGATTGCTTTTTTTAATAATTTTTTACCTGCTGAACTATTTACTCCAAGACGCACCACTTCTGCTATTGCAGATATACCCAATGCATCTCCAGCACATTGACCAAGTCTGGAGGCATGAGCATTTTGTCCAAACAAGGACATAAAATTTACAGAAGCTGTTGAATTTTCATTCTGTTCCTCAGCAATTAACATCATAACTGTAGGTACTAAATTATATTCTTCTATTGCGCCACCTTCATTATCAGCAGTAAAAAGATTTTGAATATCAGATTCGGTTAACCCTTTAGTTATTAAATAATTTTTAGCATCAGCTATAGACAATTCCATAGCTTCAACAGTCGGTTCTACTGGAATATCAAAACACATTGAATATCCAAATGCCACAGGATCATTAGCAATAATATCGCTATTTGCATCATCTAAAATTACTGGTCTAGTACCAGTTTGATTCCCAATAGTAACTATTTCTCCGAAAGTATCTACACTTGTTGGGTCAATAACACCTGTATTAGATGGATCCGCAGTATCATCTTGGTTTAATAATAAACACATTTTAAAGGTAGTAATTTCAGTTGTGTTTTCTTTCATCAAATCACTTCCTTTTATATCTCCTTTGGTTGCTGATGGAGAAATTACAATTTCTTGCAATCGCTGATTAGTTTCTTGCAATGCCGCTAAGAAGTTTGTTTTTGCTTCTTCTTGGACTTCATTATCAAAGGTACTTTCCGTTTGACAAGCTTGAAATGCTAGCACTCCAACTACTAAACTTAGTTTAATCATAAAGATTGCGAACAATCCTTTTCCAATTCTTTTAATTCCGTTACTCATAATTTTATTAGTTTATTAAATACACCTACTCATACGTTTTTCGGTTTCCACGACGTTTTGGAAAGTTTAAATGCTAAATTTTAAATGTAAAATTTCAATCTAGCGTTTCACATGTTCACTTTCACAGGAAGGATTTCCTTATGACTAAACAGGGCAGAATCATACTTTTTAAGACAATATAATCATTTATTTGCCTGATTATTAATTGTTTAAGTTATCAATTATTCGTATATTATACTGATAATCAATTACTTAACTCAATGAAACCATCTGATAACTTAAAAGACATTTTTGGGCAAATACAAGACCACAGAAGCCATATAAACAAGCTTCATAATTTAGTAGATATCCTTCTTATTGGTATAATTGCAGTGATTTCTGGGGCAGAAACTTGGGAACAAATGGCTGGGTTTGCCAAATCAAAAGAACCTTTTTTAAAGAAATTCTTAGAATTACCTAACGGTATTCCTTCGAAAGTAACTATCAATAGAGTCTTTTCAGCTATTGATAGTGAACAATTTGAATCTTGTTTTATTGATTGGGTCAATTCAATTGCAAATTTAAGTAAAGGTCAAATAATTGCGATTGATGGTAAAACGATACGTGGCGCAAAGTCTCATGGTAAAAAATCGCCAATTCACATGGTTAGTGCTTGGGCTTGCGAAAACAATCTTGTTCTAGGTCAAGTTAAAACAGCTGAAAAGTCAAACGAAATTACTGCGATACCAGAATTACTGAACATCCTTAGTATTGCAGGAAATACTATTACAATAGATGCTATGGGAACTCAAAAAGAAATTGCAAAAAAAATAATTGAACTAGATGCTGATTATATTTTAGCAGTTAAAGCAAATCAACCGCAGTTATTAGAACATATTGAAGATGAGTTTCGGTTTTCCAAACAACTAGAAACATACACTAAACATGATTTAGATCATGGGCGTATTGAAACTAGAACATGTAGCGTAATTACTGATTTTAAGTTTATTGAACAGGACAATCAATGGAAAAATTTACAAAGTATTATAAAAATAGATAGCATTCGTGAATTTAAAAATAGTGATAAAGCGACAGAAAAAGCGACACGATATTATATTTCAAGTTTACGAAATGATGCTAGTGAATTTCAATCTAAAATACGCTCGCATTGGGCGGTAGAAAATAAATTACATTGGACTTTAGATGTAGCTTTCTCTGAAGATGCTTCTAGAAAAAGAGCAGGAAATGCTGCTCAAAATTATTCTATTCTGCTTAAAATTGCTTTAAATCTATTGAAAAATGAAACCTCTAAAAAGCTATCTATGAAAAGCAAAAGACTTGAAGCTGGATGGAATGAAGACTATTTACTCAGAATATTAAATTTAAAAGTATGATTCTGCCCTGTATGACTAAACATTTGCCGCGATGTGTATTAAAAAAATACGTATCTTTGATTTTGCAGATCGTAGGCAAATGTTTATTTGTTTATGTTAAGACTCTCGTTTTACGGGAGTTTTTTTTTGTTTTTAGAGTACTTCTCAATAGTTCTGCTGAGTATATCGAAGTACAATTTTCTTTCATTTCGACTCCGCTCAATGTGCCGAAAATAACTGGAAGTGACGTTTTTTGATTTTCAACCCACAACTAAAAAACCTCTTTTTCGGATTCCGAACTATCTTTTTGCGGTTCTGTGAGGGCTACGACCCCTAAGCAAACCATCTTTTTGGGGTTCTGTAAGGGCTGTTACCCCTAAACGAACCACCTTTTTGGGATTCTGTTAGGGGGTATACCCCCCAAAACAACCGCATTAAGTCAATAAATAACCCCAAATATTCAGCAAACAACCGCATTAATTCTATTTTCAAATCCATAAAGACAGTAAAACAACCTTGAAAAGATAGTACACAACATATTTTAATCTGTAATGAATTCTTATATACCCAATATTCGATTTCTTTTTTCAACCGTTTTTTTAGTTTCTTCTTGGGTTTGGATGCAAAGTTCCATAATTGCATTTTCAATCTCTTTATTTTCATTGAGCCCATTAAACACATTCCGAATCATGGATGTACCATACGCTGTCCCTTTTCGGTTGGTTACCTTTTTTTCCTTTAAAATTTTTAACACATCTGCTGTGTAATGATAACCTAAAATCTTTTTGAGTTCTTTACGCTGTTCCTTGTGTATCATGCGTCTGTTTGCTGGTCAGTACTCGTAGGTCTGCCACTTCTAGCAAAAAGTACTTTCATATCTTCGTACACCGTTTTAGAACCTGGTTCGTTTTCGCCAGCTAGGTAGCGTATCATTCTGTAAAAGCTGAGTGTATTGGTGTAATTGTCGTGGTCTAGTAAGGTTTTGGTATCTAACAACTGCTGTGTTAGGTTTTGTAAACGTTGAGTACGTTCTTCCATTTGTTGGCGTGCGTTGTAGTCTTTGTCAAACTCGGTTTTGTCTATAAAGTTAGGAACCCAATTTGGATGTTGCTCCATGTAGTTTTTTGCTTTGTCTACAATGAGTTTGTTTTGGTTGCCTATACTTCCGTATTGTTGGCGTTGCTCGGGTGTAATGTTTACCATTTTTCCTGCAAGTACTTGTTGTATGCCATCTAAGTGTGTGTCTAGGGCTGTGAGTTCTTCGGTTGTGAATTCAATACTAATTAAATTTTCTAATGCCATCTTGTTTTTTATTAAGAATTATACTTTAATTTACAAATCTGAGTTTTGTAGTTAGCAGCAATTTTTATTTTAAGATTTCGCTTGTTAAAATTAAAACTACTATTTTAGCTATCAGATTTTTTTGATGGTGTAAATGTAGGTTTCAAAACACTGTAAATCAAGAAGATTATTTCTCTTTTCACTGAAAATAGAATCTACTTTCAGCGAAAAGAGAATAATTGATTAAGAAAAATGAATAAACTAAAAAGTTTGAAAATGAATATGTTATGTAAAATTTATTCTTTATTAACAATACTTTTATTGTTTCCTTTATTTTTATCAGCACAGGATAATGTAAAAGACACTTTAAGTAATAAAAGCTTCGACGATTTAAAGAAAATTTTCTACCATTATAAAAATTATGGACAGACTGAAACAGGAAAGCAAGTAGCTTTTTTTACATTAAAAAAAGCTAGAAAAGAGCAAAACATAAGAGCTGTTGCCAATAGTTATATTCGCTTATGTAGAGTTTCTTATGACACACCAGAAATAGCTTTAAAATATACAGA from Kordia antarctica encodes the following:
- the secG gene encoding preprotein translocase subunit SecG — encoded protein: MSSTYYIFIILILIVAFLLMLVIMVQNPKGGGLSSSFGGGGTQQIGGVQKTTDFLDKSTWALATILIGLILVTNFTNLSNSSSQSKVSGDAIEQTTPPVDTNTNTTDEKTTNGQ
- a CDS encoding co-chaperone GroES, encoding MSKVNIRPLADRVLIAPLPAATKTASGLYIPDSAQEKQQRGTVVAVGSGKKDEPLTVKVGDTVLYGKFSGSEIKYEGVDYIIMREEDILAIV
- the groL gene encoding chaperonin GroEL (60 kDa chaperone family; promotes refolding of misfolded polypeptides especially under stressful conditions; forms two stacked rings of heptamers to form a barrel-shaped 14mer; ends can be capped by GroES; misfolded proteins enter the barrel where they are refolded when GroES binds), producing the protein MAKNIKFNIEAREGLKRGVDALANAVKVTLGPKGRNVIISKSFGAPSVTKDGVTVAKEIELADPLENMGAQMVKEVASRTNDLAGDGTTTATVLAQAIVKEGLKNVAAGANPMDLKRGIDKAVAAIVEDLNKQAKKVGDSSEKIKQIAAISANNDEEIGDLIARAFKEVGKEGVITVEEAKGTKTDMKTVEGMQFDRGFLSPYFVTNSEKMEVELESPYILLFDKKISSMKDLMAVLEPVAQTGKPLLIIAEDVDGEALATLVVNKLRGALKIAAVKAPGFGDRRKAMLEDIAILTGGTVISEERGFTLENATIDMLGTAEKITINKDNTTVVNGFGDADMIKTRVGQIKAQIESTTSDYDKEKLQERLAKLAGGVAVLYVGAASEVEMKEKKDRVDDALHATRAAVEEGIVAGGGVALVRAKGVLDKITTDNLDEVTGIKIIARAIEEPLRTIVSNAGGEGSVVVSKVMEGKKDFGYNAKTEEYVDMLKAGIIDPKKVTRIALENAASVAGMILTTECALVDIKEDAPAGGMPPMGGGMPGMM
- a CDS encoding helix-turn-helix domain-containing protein, which encodes MKSLKNIRIQYCTFILFACFMCNTTVHANEQKEQNFEQTVDSFAYQTQDKQLEQLLQTQQALETRYYLSIGIVLLLVLIFGLLCARKTKGYNHLKKIIELLEKNNQDKSNDDKKSNETYIEIDETIVASILQNLQAFEKERGFLITKITLHQFAKQLKTNTKYLSKVINTYKLKSFRNYINDLRIQHSLQELENNTNYRKYTVKAMAKESGFGTTESFSKAFQKNTGETVSSFLRQF
- a CDS encoding ISAs1 family transposase, with amino-acid sequence MKPSDNLKDIFGQIQDHRSHINKLHNLVDILLIGIIAVISGAETWEQMAGFAKSKEPFLKKFLELPNGIPSKVTINRVFSAIDSEQFESCFIDWVNSIANLSKGQIIAIDGKTIRGAKSHGKKSPIHMVSAWACENNLVLGQVKTAEKSNEITAIPELLNILSIAGNTITIDAMGTQKEIAKKIIELDADYILAVKANQPQLLEHIEDEFRFSKQLETYTKHDLDHGRIETRTCSVITDFKFIEQDNQWKNLQSIIKIDSIREFKNSDKATEKATRYYISSLRNDASEFQSKIRSHWAVENKLHWTLDVAFSEDASRKRAGNAAQNYSILLKIALNLLKNETSKKLSMKSKRLEAGWNEDYLLRILNLKV